GGGGCCAATGTTATTTTGAGTTGGATTTCTCAAATTTCCGAATTTGTCAAGCATGTATAATGGTTTCATCACCCACTTGATGCATAATGGTTTCATCGCCAAAATACTCTTAGTTAACTTACTCATCAGGTGCTCTGTCTATAAGGAAAAGCATTCCGTCACAGACCGTGGCATCACCAAGAGCCACAATTGCAGTGCAATAGAAGTGGTTGATGGATTGAATATTCTCTCATTTCTGAACATAGAATCAAGCTTTAATATTTTTGCAGGATTGTTGAGAGTGTTGGGCAAGGAGTGACTGAATTTGTAGAAGGAGACCATGTGCTAACCTTATTTACTGGGGAATGCATGAGATGCAGACATTGTACCTCAGGCAAAAGCAACATTTGCCAAGTTCTTGGATTGGAACGAAAAGGTGTTATGCATAGTGATCAGAAGACGCGGTTCTCTATAAAAGGGAAGCCGGTTTATCATTATTGTGCAGTTTCAAGTTTTAGTGAATATACGGTTGTACACTCTGGTTGTGCGGTCAAGGTTAGTTCAAATGCGCCTTTGGAGAAAATCTGCCTCCTCAGTTGTGGAGCGGCAGCAGGTAACTTATGGAGTACTGTTCAATTAAATCACAGCTGATTTTTTTACTTCTTTACTACTATTGAAATTTGTTATATCGtttgaaatattttttctaaATGGTTAAATCCTCCTTCAGTTCTAGATGTTACTTTAATTCTTAACCTATTTATTTCTGTATAGCTTCGCAACTAGCCATAAGTTAAGTTGTTATTCCGAAAATTTCAAATGAAGCACTGTGCAGCCTCACAATTGAAATGCAATTATCAGGTCTAGGTGCTGCTTGGAAGGTTGCAAATATCTCGGAAGGATCAAAAGTGGTCATTTTTGGTCTTGGGACTGTAGGCCTTTCTGTGAGTACATTGATCCAAGCTTAACATAATATGGGCTAAATGTTTTCCTGGAGAACTTGACAATGATAAATACTAAGATGCTTAGATATTGTGCTAATAGGTTGCACAAGGTGCTAAAATGAGGGGAGCATCTCAAATTATTGGTGTAGacacaatgcaagagaaataCGAAAAAGGTATCACATCAAACGCCGTGTAAAAAGTTGAAAACCAGAAATGTTTCCTAAACTTATGTTGAAAAGTTTCCCTGGTTTATTGATGTTCTTCTCTTCTGGTGCAGCAAAGGCTTTTGGAGTGACCGATTTTTTGAACCCAAATGATACTGATGAACCCATCCCACAGGTGCTTTACTTTTCATGATATATATACAGCAAAAGCTTGTAAATTAGTTTCATTCTTTCTCCCAGCTAATTATTAGTCATGAATCTTGCCAATCATGTTTGCGGTCTAAAACAACACAGGAGCATTACAACAACTATGATTCGATCTCGAGCTAGTTGGACTGTCTATATAAATTCTCACCTTCATTTCTATTTGTACCTGTTTCACTCCAATACGCAATAATTTGGGGATTGTCTTATAGaggttttctttcattttctaattTCTAATTCATACAAATCTCGAAACAGATTAAAAAGACTTTTAGCAAACACTAGACCTAATGTTTTACCAGTATGACTAAGCACTAATGCCTATGGTTCTTTTGCCTCTATTATGTTATGTGTTTCATGACCGCTGCATAGATTATGCGTGATTGTTGGTCTATAAAGACAACTTCCTTTTATGTGGCTTTAAGTCTACTTGCCTCCTTTCTCAGGGGAGGATAGAGCTTGGAGGCACGGGGTTCATATAAATCCAGTACTTTTGCTGTGGAgcataatttatgtataaaaattcACTATAATTACAATAAGTAATAGATACGAACCCATAACCTTAACAATATAATGGGTTTGATGGTAAAAACCTAAAATATTGAACCCATAGCGCTTAAATCCTGAATCTACCTCTACCCTCTCTAACTCTTGGTATCATACCTACAAAATGGTACATTTGAGGTCTCCTCTATTTTTGCTACTTGCATATTCCATAATTTTCTTTTATCTTGTCAATCTTGTGTGACCACATATCTATATGAACATCCGCTTTGTACGATACTCATATTATGGAGGGTTGGGAATAAGAGACCCAACATTCAATCCCGTATAATATCGATGGTCTTAAATATGGCCAACAGAATTTGCCGCACTTAGGTATCTTCCTATTGCATAACATTTCTGAAGTGCTCCTCAATTTCAACattctattttatctttttatatcTTCAGCTATCGACCATTCACCTAGACCATTGAGCTTATATTTGAATTGTCTTAATTTATGCACTGCTATCCCGTCTAATAAACACCTTTACTTGGTTCGTCTTATGCTGGCTTAATTCGCGTGTCTATATCCTTTCTTATCTTTACTTATCCTAAAACCCTTGCTATGTAGAATGCTTATTCAAAGTTCAAACTTTTGTTTAATCGTCTTGTGTAGCGTCGTCAAGTAAACCAATATCGTCTGCAAATAGCATACAGAATGGACCAGTTCTGTTCATGCTCAGGCTATGCTTTCTTTTCGTAAACTCTGAGTACTTTTTAATTTCAGGTTATAAAACGCATAACTGATGGAGGTGCAGACTATTCATTTGAGTGTATAGGAGATACAGGAATGATTACCACTGCATTGCAATCATGTTGTGATGTAAGAATAGAGACCCCATTTCAGTACTCTCCGGCATTCTCTGAGATTTATTTCTCTTATACCTCCAATTTTTTGTCATCTTCTATTTGTGTTAGGGATGGGGCTTGACCGTCACACTTGGAGTACCCAAGCTGAAGCCAGAGGTAACAGCTCATTATGGACTTCTTCTTACCGGTAGAACATTGACAGGATCCCTATTTGGAGGATGGAAACCGAAGTCTGAAATTCCTTCATTAGTTGAAATGTACCTAAGGAAGGTAGACTGTTACACTGTTTTTGCAACTTGATGAAACCTTTGGACGTCGTGTTTATTTACTCCAAAAGGACTTTCAACATTGGAATATTAAGCCATTGTGAGTTTTTGCTTGCAGGAAATTGAGATAGATGACTTGATAACACATAACCTGCCATTTGAGGAGATAAACAAAGCTTTTGATCTGATGAAAAGCGGGACTTGTTTGCGCTGCGTCATACATATGCCTAAATAGAAGGTTCTTCAATGGCTGAATGTTTTTCAATGAAATAGATAGCCATCACCATGAACTGCGAGAAAATTTGATGTTGTAATGTAGTGTATGATCATTGCCTGCCATCGGTTATTTGTTCAGGATGGAGGGTTGAGCTGTGCAAACTACTTTTACAGAGGAAAGTTTGATGTCATATCAAAATGCATTGACTGGCCTCAGAGACAGTTTGCCGTTTAGGCAACTACTCGGAGATTTCTATTCATTAGCTGAGTTAGATGCAATTATCCAGTGAAGACCATATAATTTAAAACCTTTTGGCCTTACGTGGAGCAAATTTGGATTCCGAATATGCTACTGCAGAATCTTTCACTGCTTTTGTTATTATTGCTCTCACTTGTTATTATGCCACCTTAACAGCTGGGACCCCTAACCATTTCTATCTATTTTTAGTAGGGCTCTAGACAGACCCCTGTGTATTAGACAACCGGGGGGGGGGGACCAAAAAAGATCTTCTGCATAACATTCCAATCTCTTTTAATGTCCTTGAATACTGACAGGATACATGTTGCTAGCACTGCACattaattatggaaattatgTTACCCCCTTATTTGTTACCTAGAATATGAATCCATCAGTGTTGTAGAAGTCTAGATTGAGACAGCCCTAGGGAGGAAGAACTAAAGTGGGGTTCACGAAATACATATTATATGGATGTCCACTAATCAACTATAACTTTCACTCTTCCTTATTATGTAGATAACCTCCACTACTTCTCACCATTATAGTTGTAATTCCTATACCTCCATGATCTTCCCTCGTGATCTCAATAGTTAATATCATATTCATGACATACCTTTGTATTATCTTAATGTCATCCTATAAAATAGAGGTTTTGAGCATCACATTGTACACACTTGAAAATACATGAACAATTGAAGAATAAGAaagttctttcttttctcttcatCTATtgtctattttcttatttcatattATTGCCATTTGAGCTTAATTTCTTAATACGCTATCCGCACTAGGCTCACCTTTCACCCACAACACTCATACTACTATCACATAGCTAACTGAAACTTACTCACGTCATAATGCACTCCTCGCTTGACGAAATCAAAAGGGATTTGCTACCGGTTGGCTATATAATCTCTGTCCACGAAACCCCCTTACGAGAGAAGGTACAAATTTATTGTTTCCTTGCGCTCCACCCAAGGTATATtaattaggggtgtcaatggttcaatttgaccggttattttataaaatttgtatcataccgatttttcggttattcttttatgtataattaaaattagatttTTCGTAACCATCCcgatcatgtcggtttctcttcgatatcggtacggttcggttaattgttggattttttttaatgtcatgtaaaagtcactTGTAGAAaaagaatgcaataacatacgtacttttataggatttgtcaaaactctctagacatttttacattttaaaaGGTGATGAACcgagaaaatatgaaaaatgatcAAAGTATAGATCCATCAATTATTCTACAGcagcgtaaaagaaactaagcaaatacaaagaaaatataaatcacacgagtggaaagatattaacgaAGATGAGACTCAAGAATAGATTagatattcaaaaagataaatttgAATCATACGataggaaacatattcaataaattgtagtttgctactcataatcgctaaaATACCTTGTATCTTGCTAgtaaatatgctgaaaataatttaatttcaataGAAGTAGTATAATAGGTTTgaaaattaggattttgagttttaattacttgttggcttgtgaCCATTTTTATAATTCCAAGGCCTAAGGAAAAAtttaatgttttattatttttaaacttaatatataaatatattttttacatgtaaatttattcggtacggttcggtattttttcgatttattttcataaaataaaaaatcctaccctaattatcggtatggttataaatttatataaaaacatatggttttataaaaaaaaaaccctaaaaattggTTCGGTACGGCCGGACCAATTCGTTTCCgtattttgaggccttgaaaacctccttttatctcttctcaatttgcgtgcgcagtccgagcgcgaTACTTGAAAgcttttgtgtgaaaaatttaagaaataatgatttttggcttaaaaagatggttttagttgacttcggtcaatagtttgggtaaacggacccggacccgtattTCGATGgttccgtagtaaaatatgggacttgggaatatatccggaatcaaattccgaggtccctagcccgagaaatgaatttttgaagaaaattgtttaattgaaaatataatgatttttgaaaatttaataagatttgatcttgttggtatcgggcccgtattttggttacggagcccagtacaggtccATTATGGTAATTAGACCTTGTCTGTTGAATTTGGTAAAAAACGGAAGAGATTTGATGTAATTCGGAcccttggttgagaaaatagaaattttgaactatcttgagaatttcatgagttttggtattgaattcatagttctagttgttattttggcgatttgatcgcacgagtaagttcatatgatgttttaagacttgtgtgcatgtttggtttggagcccaaagggctcggatgagttttggataggctacagagtgttTTGAGACTTAAGAAAAACTGCTGGTATGTTCAGGTCTGCagacttcacaattgcgaagtctggctcgcaaatgcaagcgtcgcatttgcgaagaatcaTCACATTTGCGACATTAGGCTGGGaggggaccttcgcatttgcgaagttcatcgtcgcaattgcgactgtaacagtggccgcatttgcgaacaattatTCACATTTGCGAAAACAGCAGGCCAGGACacgcttcgcatttgcgaacctgtgatcgcaaatgcgatacctgcaACAGTTCAAAAGAGTTTTGGACGGGATTTTCATCTCATTTCTCAAAGTTTCAAACTCTAAacttcaagaggcgattttccaaagagtagttcttccccaaataataggtaaacaatttctaactcatttctttcaatctatttcatctttttacaagatttcatcataaaatctaaggattttcatgggaaaatctggtgtttttgggtagaatttaagaatttcgaaatttggggatttagacctcaaattgaggtcggattccacaACCAACTGCATATCCGGGTTCGGGgatgaatgagtaatcgggttttggtccgaatttcggattttgaccaagcggacctgaagtcgatttttaactttttgggaaaaatattgggaaacctataattatgcattggagttgagttatttagcatttattgatgttattaaattaattgtgactagatacgagtgaattggtggtggaatcgagaggtaaagcggtgtTTGAGCTTTGAAATACCTGTTGGCTTAAGGTAAGTGcttggtctaaccttgacttgagggattagggatccccgacttatttgctatgtgaaattccatgtgtgtgacatataggtgtggtgacgagtacctatgcaccaccaaattatcatttttgcttgttcccttccccgttttccctatatattgctctcctgtcttaattgctacttgctcatAAATGTTTTCATGTCTAATTATTTCATATTAAataatgttttctttattgaaGTATTTATTTGTTTCATGGTTTCGTTTTATTACCCTTTTGGCTTATATTGGTTTATTGGTGCTTCATGACATACTTTGGTTGGTTGCGCTGTGTAGTTTTAACTGGTGAAGTTTCATAATCGTAGTGATATTCCGTTGTGTGGATTGAGGTATAAGTGTTGTGGAGGATTTTAGTTAACTTGTGAAACACTTGTCTTTATATTTGTGATATGgtgctgatatatatatatatatagggatcgggttgcacgccgcaacaggaggaataagggtgaatgtgattttctggtgggatcgggttgcacaccgcaacaaggagtaataagggtggacaagtgggatcgggttgtgtgccGCAACAGGATGAATAATGGTGATACgtgttgaggagtaataagggtagactggtgggatcgggttgcacgccgcaacaaggagtaataagggtgaatattgaTACTGTTATTgtttatatggtgggatcaggatGCACGCCGCATCAGTTATTGTTTTAGCATTCATTTCTGTTGAAGTTCATTACTGAGATGTTGAAACCCGcataaggattggttatagttgagtaCTGATGGAGCGGCTGGTGTCCATATTCATTTAATGCAAGTTTCTGTTATATTTCATTTTGTATGTCCTTTCCGTTTTAGTATAAACTGTTGCATGTTGTATATGTTATGATGCCCCGCCGtaccctcatcactacttcgtcgaggttaggctcgatacttaccagtacatggggtcagttgtactgatactgcactct
Above is a window of Nicotiana tabacum cultivar K326 chromosome 8, ASM71507v2, whole genome shotgun sequence DNA encoding:
- the LOC107812917 gene encoding alcohol dehydrogenase-like 6; translated protein: MSLTDSVQNKEPGVITCKAAVAWGPGEAMVIEEVELSPPQPMEIRVKVVSTSLCRSDVTAWLSQAQASIYPRIFGHEASGIVESVGQGVTEFVEGDHVLTLFTGECMRCRHCTSGKSNICQVLGLERKGVMHSDQKTRFSIKGKPVYHYCAVSSFSEYTVVHSGCAVKVSSNAPLEKICLLSCGAAAGLGAAWKVANISEGSKVVIFGLGTVGLSVAQGAKMRGASQIIGVDTMQEKYEKAKAFGVTDFLNPNDTDEPIPQVIKRITDGGADYSFECIGDTGMITTALQSCCDGWGLTVTLGVPKLKPEVTAHYGLLLTGRTLTGSLFGGWKPKSEIPSLVEMYLRKEIEIDDLITHNLPFEEINKAFDLMKSGTCLRCVIHMPK